The genome window CAGGGGCCGAGGTAGTAGAGGCGCGTGATCCCCGCGCGGTCGAGCGAGTGCTCGACGTAGGCGCGGCAGACGCTCGCCGTGACCTCGGGGCGGAGGGTCAGCGAGTCGTCCCCCGTCTCGAAGGTGAACATCTCCTTGCCGACGATGTCGGTCTCCTGCCCCACCGAGCGGACGAAGAGGTCGGTCGTCTCGAGGTGCGGCGGCCGGATCTCGCGGAAGCCGTAGCGGCGGAACAGCTCGTGCGCGGCCAGCTCGAACCGGCGCCAGTGTTCGGTCTGGCCCGGGAGCAGGTCGTTGAAGCCGCGCAGCGATTGATAACGGGCAGCCACGTTCGTCTCCTTGCAGAGCGGAAGGATAGCCGCTTCCCCGGCCGCGCGCCGCGTCCCGCGGGGGCGGCGCGGCCGTTTCGCGCTATCCTCGCGCGATGCTCGCCCTAGCGCTCGCCCTCCTGCTGCCGACCGCCGCGGAGACCCCGCGGCCCGTCTCCGGCGTCGCCCCGACGGCCAAGCCGGAGTTCAAGCTGACCGTCGCCAAGGCGTGGGAAGCGCCGCTCGACGCGATCCCGCTCGGCGCGCCGCGCCTCGTTCCCGGCGCCGCGGGCGCGGCGACGGCGCTGCTGCGCCTGCCGGCGCGCGTCGAGGCCCGCAACGTCGCCGACGGGTCGCTCGCTTGGGCGCGCGCCGATCTGGCCGGCGCCGGTCTCGCCGACTGCCCGCCCGCCCCGACGCCGCTCGGCCCGGCCCTCGCCTGGACCGGAACGCTCCCCGCGGGGCCGCGGCTCCTGCTCCTCGCCCCTTCCGACGGACGCACGCTGGCCGAGATTCCGCTCGAAGCCGCCCCCGCCGGGCCGCCGACGCCGGTCGGCGACGCGGACGGAACGGTCTGGTACGTGCCGCTCGCCGAGGGGAAGGTCGCGGTCCTCGGGCCGGAGGGAAAGAACGGCGGCTGGTTCTCGCTCGGGCGGGAGATCGAGCCCCCCTTCGCGGCCGTCGCCGGACACGCGCTCGCGCTGGTGCGCCCTTCGATGGAGATGATCGTCGTCGGCGCGCCGTCGGCGAAGCCGCTGGCCCGCGGCGTCGTTCCGGGAACCGTCGTCGCCGCCGGCGCGCGCGTCTTCTTCGGCGCCGACCGCGCCGTCGCCGCGCTGCGCCACCGACAAGGCAAGGCCGAGCCGGTCGGCAAGGAGGTCTGGCGCCAGCGGCTCGGCGGCGCGATCACCGCCCCGCCCCTGCCGCTCGCCGACCGCGTCCTCGCCGCCTCGTGGGACACCAACGTCTACGCCTTCCGCGCCGTCAACGGCCACGAGCTGTGGCGGACGTCGATCGGCTCGCGCGTCGAGGCGCCGCTCGCGCTCTTCAAGGAGCGCTTCGTCCTCGCGCTGGCCGCCGGCTCGGCGACGATCCGCCTGCTCGACGCCGAGAAGGGGGCGCTCGTCGGGAAGATCGAGGGGGCGCCGGACGACGTCTTCCTCGGCGGCGCGG of bacterium contains these proteins:
- a CDS encoding PQQ-binding-like beta-propeller repeat protein — translated: MLALALALLLPTAAETPRPVSGVAPTAKPEFKLTVAKAWEAPLDAIPLGAPRLVPGAAGAATALLRLPARVEARNVADGSLAWARADLAGAGLADCPPAPTPLGPALAWTGTLPAGPRLLLLAPSDGRTLAEIPLEAAPAGPPTPVGDADGTVWYVPLAEGKVAVLGPEGKNGGWFSLGREIEPPFAAVAGHALALVRPSMEMIVVGAPSAKPLARGVVPGTVVAAGARVFFGADRAVAALRHRQGKAEPVGKEVWRQRLGGAITAPPLPLADRVLAASWDTNVYAFRAVNGHELWRTSIGSRVEAPLALFKERFVLALAAGSATIRLLDAEKGALVGKIEGAPDDVFLGGA